The Streptomyces sp. V4I8 genome includes the window ACCGCTTTCACCGCCTTCGTCACCCCCGCCGCGTTCCCGGCCCCCGCTGTCCTGCCCGCCTCCCCCGCCGGAGGCGACCCGCACCGGCACCGCCTCCTCGCCCGCGCGCCGGGCGCGTTCGTCGAGGACGGCGGCGACGCCGCGTACGAAGGTCTCCGGGGCGGCGGCGACCGTGCGGCCGCCCAGCAGCACGAGGTCGACGTCGAGCAGCGCGACCAGGTTGCCGACCGCCGTGCCGAGCACACGGGCCGCCTCCGCCACGTCGCCGCGCGCCACGGCGGCCAGGCACAGCGCCTCGACGCAGCCGCGGTTGCCGCACTCACAGGGCGGGCCGTCCAGCTGGACGACCTGGTGCCCGAACTCCCCGGCACCCGTACGAGCCCCCCGGTGCACCGCTCCCCCGAGCACGAGCCCCCCGCCGACTCCCGCGCCGAAGTGCAGATACGCGAAGGACCCGACGGACGCGGTCTGTCCCCCCACCGCGAGCCCGAGGGCGGCGGCGTTGGTGTCCTTGTCGACGACGACCGGCAGCGAGAGGCGCCGTGCCAGCACGTCCCGCAGCGGGAAGCCGTTCCACTCCGGGAACCCCGTGACCCGGTGCAGCACACCGCGCCGGTGGTCGAGGGGGCCGGGCAGCGCGACGCCGACACCGAGCACGGCACCCGGCCGGCCGGCCCCGGCCGCCAGCTCCCCCGCCTCGCGCACGACCCGCTCGACGACCGTCTCGGCACCGGCACCCAGGTCCAGGGGGGTCCTGTGCCGCGCGACCACGGCCCCCGTCAGATCGCAGAGCACGGCGGTCAGCTCGTCCCGGTCCACATGCACGCCCACGGCATGCCCGGCCTCCGGCACCAGCCGCAGCACCGTACGCGGCTTGCCCCCCGTGGACGCCCGGCGCCCCGCCTCCGCCGCGAGGCCGTCCTCCCGCAGCCGGGCGGTGATCTTGCTGACCGCCTGCGGGGTGAGGCCGGTGCGCTCGGCCAGTTCGAGCCGGCTGATGCCTTCGGGACCGGCCGTGCGCAGCAGGTCGAGCACGAGCGCGGTGTTGTGACTGCGCAGGGCACCCAGCCGCATCGAACTGCCGCTCCGCCGCGCGGCGGAGCCGACCGCGCCACTGCCGACCGCGCCGCCCTCCGCTCCAACCACCACGCCGGCGTCGCCGACCGCGCCGAAGCCGTCCACGCCCAAGCCGTCCGCGCCGCCCCTCGTGGTGGCGGCCGCCCCGTCGCCCACACCGCCCGTCGTCCTGTTCACGCCGTCCATTGTCCCTGCCGCTTGCACTTTGGCAACAGCGTTGCGAAAGTGGGCTGCATGAGTGCTACTCCCCTCCGCGTCGGCCTGGTCGGCTATGGC containing:
- a CDS encoding ROK family protein; its protein translation is MRLGALRSHNTALVLDLLRTAGPEGISRLELAERTGLTPQAVSKITARLREDGLAAEAGRRASTGGKPRTVLRLVPEAGHAVGVHVDRDELTAVLCDLTGAVVARHRTPLDLGAGAETVVERVVREAGELAAGAGRPGAVLGVGVALPGPLDHRRGVLHRVTGFPEWNGFPLRDVLARRLSLPVVVDKDTNAAALGLAVGGQTASVGSFAYLHFGAGVGGGLVLGGAVHRGARTGAGEFGHQVVQLDGPPCECGNRGCVEALCLAAVARGDVAEAARVLGTAVGNLVALLDVDLVLLGGRTVAAAPETFVRGVAAVLDERARRAGEEAVPVRVASGGGGGQDSGGRERGGGDEGGESGEGGGGGGSGEHGVAEGAAQLLLAPLFGRAEG